The following are encoded in a window of Flavobacterium psychrotrophum genomic DNA:
- a CDS encoding alpha/beta fold hydrolase, translating to MKNFILSVAVILSTALYAQQQPKPMRYALQAVAAPQGTTPYGNNATAGHYITSGDAKIYYEVYGKGSPVLILHGGIFGSTFEMYHFIDSLKTNHQVIAISTRGHGKSELGNQPHTYQLKAKDAAAVLNAVTKDSATVIGFSDGGYTGYMLASLYPAKVKKLVVVGAGERHPGDTPNAITVAQALQLDMPFWDQQLALMPDPKRLPELFARVQDEFNTKLVADQKLFSTIQCPVLVMVGDHDNFISVEHAANAAEFIPKGQLSVIPGAGHGAFLEKWPVAWTAIHYFLKQ from the coding sequence ATGAAAAATTTCATTCTGTCCGTTGCTGTAATTTTATCTACAGCTTTATATGCACAACAGCAGCCAAAACCCATGAGGTACGCCCTCCAGGCCGTTGCTGCACCACAGGGCACTACTCCTTACGGCAATAACGCCACTGCCGGCCATTACATTACCTCAGGCGATGCTAAAATATATTATGAAGTATACGGCAAAGGCAGCCCGGTACTAATATTGCATGGTGGTATATTTGGTTCTACATTCGAAATGTACCATTTTATAGACAGCCTTAAAACCAACCACCAGGTCATTGCCATCTCCACCCGTGGGCACGGAAAATCCGAGCTTGGCAACCAGCCCCACACCTACCAGCTTAAAGCTAAAGACGCGGCTGCCGTACTCAATGCTGTAACTAAAGACAGTGCCACGGTAATAGGCTTTAGCGATGGTGGCTATACCGGCTATATGCTTGCCAGCCTTTACCCTGCCAAAGTCAAAAAGTTAGTAGTGGTGGGTGCAGGTGAACGGCATCCCGGGGATACGCCCAATGCCATTACGGTAGCGCAGGCCTTACAACTGGATATGCCTTTTTGGGACCAGCAACTGGCCCTGATGCCCGATCCAAAAAGGCTTCCGGAACTCTTCGCCCGCGTGCAGGATGAATTCAACACCAAATTGGTGGCCGATCAAAAATTATTCAGCACCATTCAATGCCCGGTTTTGGTAATGGTGGGCGACCACGATAATTTTATTTCTGTAGAACATGCCGCAAATGCCGCTGAATTCATTCCAAAAGGCCAACTAAGTGTGATTCCCGGTGCCGGGCACGGTGCTTTTTTGGAAAAATGGCCGGTGGCCTGGACGGCGATACATTATTTTTTGAAGCAGTAA
- a CDS encoding SDR family oxidoreductase: MKIQLIGKNALVGASTGGIGYGVATVLAECGANVTLMARNEAKLKKAVELLPAVHNEQSHSYLVVDFLEYEKYRQRISEFVQRNPIDILINNTNGPKPGTALNMDMASYQTAFDLLFKTVCETTTLVLPHMIAKKQGRIINVSSITIKEPSASLVLSNTIRSATAAWAKTLSKEVASYNITVNTILTGYFDTERISHLINEEASLGILTTEEIRKKREAHVPMKRLGKPEEYGHLVAFLASEYAAYLTGANIPLDGGLLNNV, from the coding sequence ATGAAAATACAACTGATAGGAAAAAATGCACTGGTGGGTGCCAGTACAGGAGGAATTGGATATGGAGTTGCAACAGTATTGGCAGAATGTGGTGCCAATGTTACCCTGATGGCGCGTAACGAAGCAAAACTTAAAAAAGCTGTCGAACTTTTACCTGCTGTACACAACGAACAATCCCATAGCTATCTGGTCGTGGATTTTTTAGAATATGAAAAATACCGCCAGAGGATTTCAGAATTTGTACAACGAAATCCTATTGATATACTTATTAATAACACGAATGGGCCCAAACCCGGAACAGCCTTAAACATGGATATGGCTTCCTACCAGACGGCGTTCGACCTGTTATTTAAAACCGTATGCGAAACTACAACATTGGTTTTACCGCACATGATCGCAAAAAAACAGGGCCGCATCATAAACGTTTCTTCCATTACCATAAAAGAACCAAGCGCCAGCCTTGTGCTTTCTAACACCATTCGTTCTGCTACCGCAGCCTGGGCCAAAACACTGTCAAAAGAAGTGGCGTCATATAATATTACCGTTAATACTATATTAACCGGCTATTTTGATACTGAGAGAATAAGCCATCTAATTAATGAAGAAGCTTCTTTAGGTATACTTACTACCGAAGAAATACGTAAGAAAAGGGAAGCGCATGTTCCCATGAAACGATTAGGCAAACCTGAAGAATATGGTCATCTCGTTGCCTTTTTAGCATCTGAATATGCTGCCTACCTGACAGGAGCCAATATTCCGTTAGATGGAGGTTTATTAAATAATGTTTGA
- a CDS encoding Crp/Fnr family transcriptional regulator, producing the protein MDTINTSTATATPTEQLIRFFNRFFALDEKECEEVIRLFSQRNIRRKGYLLQEGDVCRHYYFIVSGCFKMFAVDPSGKEHNLQFSAENDWISDLHSFYSEEPSRLYIEALEPSVVLQIQHEDLLYLFINYHKFDRNFRIITERKYINFQNRILQNISSTAEERYLSFVKQYPGLVNRVPNTQIASYLGITPEFLSKIRKKIVTVQ; encoded by the coding sequence ATGGATACCATTAATACATCAACGGCCACCGCCACGCCTACCGAGCAATTGATCCGTTTCTTCAACCGGTTTTTTGCCCTTGATGAGAAGGAATGTGAAGAGGTAATCCGATTGTTCTCGCAACGAAACATCCGGCGCAAGGGTTATCTATTGCAGGAGGGTGATGTATGCCGCCACTATTATTTTATCGTATCCGGCTGTTTTAAAATGTTTGCCGTAGATCCATCGGGGAAGGAGCACAACCTTCAATTTTCGGCTGAAAATGACTGGATCAGTGACCTGCACAGCTTTTACTCGGAGGAGCCGAGCCGTTTGTATATCGAAGCGCTCGAACCTTCTGTCGTACTTCAGATACAGCATGAAGACCTGTTATACCTTTTTATCAATTACCACAAATTCGACCGCAATTTCAGGATTATAACGGAGCGAAAGTATATTAACTTTCAAAACCGCATCCTGCAAAATATCAGTTCAACTGCCGAGGAACGCTACCTTAGCTTTGTAAAGCAATATCCCGGGCTGGTCAATAGGGTGCCCAATACACAGATCGCTTCCTATCTTGGTATAACACCTGAGTTTTTAAGCAAGATCCGGAAAAAGATCGTGACCGTACAGTAA
- the panB gene encoding 3-methyl-2-oxobutanoate hydroxymethyltransferase: MSVTAEHKNTKVTVQVMRKMKAAGEKISMLTAYDFTMAGLLDQAGVDAILVGDSAGNVMAGYDTTLPVTLEQIIYHGASVRRGVKRALLVVDMPFGTCCGNPYESLSNAVAIMKGTGAEALKIEGGEELLQDIKKIIAAGIPVMGHLGLMPQSVHQYGGFGLRAKSDTEAEKLKRDALLLQEAGCFAITLEKVPASLAGEIAASLSIPIIGIGAGGRVDGQVLVVQDMLGMNRDFSPKFVRKYADLSFAITQAVSGYISDVKSLEFPSAEESY, encoded by the coding sequence ATGTCCGTAACTGCAGAACATAAGAATACTAAGGTTACCGTTCAGGTAATGCGAAAAATGAAGGCAGCAGGAGAAAAGATCAGTATGCTAACGGCATACGATTTTACCATGGCAGGCCTTTTGGACCAGGCGGGTGTAGATGCTATACTTGTAGGTGATTCTGCCGGGAACGTCATGGCGGGTTACGATACCACACTTCCCGTTACCCTGGAGCAGATCATCTACCATGGGGCTTCGGTGCGCCGCGGCGTAAAACGTGCTTTGCTGGTGGTAGATATGCCCTTTGGCACGTGCTGCGGAAATCCTTATGAATCACTCAGTAATGCTGTGGCCATCATGAAAGGAACAGGGGCGGAAGCCCTGAAGATCGAAGGGGGGGAGGAACTGTTGCAGGATATAAAAAAAATAATTGCCGCCGGAATACCCGTTATGGGGCATTTAGGGCTGATGCCGCAGTCGGTACACCAGTACGGTGGCTTTGGGCTGCGCGCTAAATCGGATACGGAGGCCGAAAAACTGAAGCGTGATGCATTATTACTGCAGGAAGCGGGATGTTTTGCGATTACCCTGGAAAAAGTACCCGCTTCCCTGGCGGGTGAAATAGCGGCATCATTGTCCATACCCATTATTGGAATCGGGGCAGGAGGCAGGGTCGACGGCCAGGTGTTGGTGGTGCAGGACATGCTGGGGATGAACCGGGACTTTAGCCCTAAATTTGTGAGAAAGTACGCTGACCTGTCTTTTGCAATTACCCAAGCGGTATCCGGTTATATCAGCGATGTGAAAAGCCTGGAATTCCCTTCGGCGGAGGAATCATACTGA
- a CDS encoding HlyD family secretion protein encodes MKNHQRPAKNNTTMYFRLFIGLCAVIVLLLTGYYFLNFDQGRYTDDAQVQQLLTPVNARVGGYIKSVQFKEFQWVKKGDTLVVIDDTDYRAQKELAEAALMDAEAGKKVTVSGVTTLENGVAISAARIAEVKAKLWNAEKNFKRYATLLEKESVTQQQFDQVKSDYEGMKAQVETLERARVGSSLTVQEGNGRVLVNNAALKRAQAQLNIASINLRYTVITAPCNGYMGRKTITEGQLVQAGQQLNTIIDNENKWITANFKEKQLSGIKIGQKVRIIVDGIPDTTVWGRVGAFASATGAVYSMVPVDNATGNFVKIQQRIPVRIEIDSTTSRAVLAQLRAGMNAVVTVED; translated from the coding sequence ATGAAGAACCATCAAAGACCGGCAAAGAACAATACTACGATGTATTTTCGCCTTTTTATAGGTTTGTGTGCTGTAATTGTACTACTGCTAACAGGCTATTATTTCCTGAATTTTGACCAGGGGCGCTATACCGATGATGCCCAGGTGCAGCAACTGTTAACACCGGTTAATGCCCGTGTAGGGGGCTACATAAAAAGCGTTCAGTTTAAAGAATTTCAGTGGGTAAAAAAAGGCGATACGCTGGTGGTAATTGACGATACCGACTACAGGGCGCAAAAGGAACTGGCTGAAGCGGCACTGATGGATGCCGAGGCGGGAAAAAAAGTAACGGTATCCGGTGTTACTACCCTCGAAAACGGGGTAGCAATATCCGCTGCGCGTATTGCGGAAGTGAAAGCGAAATTATGGAATGCCGAGAAGAACTTTAAGCGGTATGCTACATTACTGGAAAAAGAATCGGTAACGCAGCAGCAGTTCGACCAGGTGAAAAGCGATTACGAAGGGATGAAAGCCCAGGTGGAGACCTTAGAAAGGGCGCGTGTAGGCAGCAGCCTGACCGTGCAGGAAGGCAATGGCAGGGTTTTAGTGAATAATGCTGCCCTTAAGAGGGCACAGGCGCAACTCAATATTGCGAGCATTAACCTGCGCTATACCGTTATTACAGCGCCCTGCAACGGCTATATGGGCAGAAAAACCATTACTGAGGGGCAATTGGTGCAGGCCGGTCAGCAATTAAATACGATAATCGATAATGAGAATAAATGGATCACGGCTAACTTTAAAGAAAAGCAGCTGTCCGGAATCAAGATAGGGCAGAAGGTTAGGATTATAGTAGACGGTATACCCGACACTACCGTGTGGGGAAGGGTGGGGGCGTTTGCCTCGGCTACAGGTGCCGTGTATTCGATGGTTCCTGTTGACAATGCTACGGGCAATTTTGTAAAGATACAACAACGCATACCGGTACGTATCGAAATAGACAGCACTACCAGCCGTGCTGTATTGGCACAACTAAGGGCAGGTATGAACGCGGTAGTAACGGTAGAAGACTGA
- a CDS encoding TolC family protein, whose protein sequence is MMQVGSFAKQAILYLFLLQGGMALAQQDSLKISLDDLFKMANMGTNQIKLSNALFERSEEVIHDKKNDRLPTAGVNGSVGYLTNVGVIGLGTMASGFYDMPHFSNSYALQAGWVIYAGGKVATAIDIAKIENRIAGLDLAKDSQGIRLLLAGYYLDLYKGYSQEKVFEQNIALGRDLLTKINNRYQAGAALKSDQVRNELLVSTYELALSKLKDRIAITNYNIASLLGLPESTIIIPKAIEIPDAAKDYSVNDNSSKLSNIALAANPDYQKSILRVSLAEKKQKQVKSSDYPQIELFANATFARPYTFDIPAKDIYAYNNAIGLRINYSLSNLYQNGRKKDIAGKDVAIATLNEQLAKESLSREVNSGFINLRQSFNQLTTLYKQQELARENYKRIADSYLEQLTLNTEVTDATNQRLEADLRVTDAQAEILFNYFQLLKSLGQL, encoded by the coding sequence ATGATGCAGGTAGGTTCTTTTGCTAAACAAGCGATACTTTATTTATTTCTTTTACAGGGCGGCATGGCACTGGCCCAACAGGATTCACTCAAAATCTCGTTGGACGACCTGTTTAAAATGGCCAATATGGGTACTAATCAAATTAAGTTAAGCAATGCACTTTTTGAACGGTCTGAAGAAGTTATACACGATAAGAAAAACGACCGCCTCCCTACAGCAGGTGTTAATGGGTCTGTAGGCTATCTTACTAATGTAGGTGTTATTGGGCTGGGCACCATGGCATCCGGCTTTTATGATATGCCTCATTTTTCAAATTCATACGCACTTCAGGCAGGATGGGTTATTTATGCCGGTGGAAAAGTTGCTACCGCTATAGACATTGCTAAAATTGAAAACCGTATTGCAGGCTTGGATTTGGCAAAAGACAGTCAGGGTATAAGGCTCCTGTTAGCGGGATATTACCTCGACCTTTATAAAGGTTACAGCCAGGAAAAAGTATTTGAGCAGAATATCGCTTTGGGCCGTGACCTTTTAACGAAAATAAATAACCGCTACCAGGCGGGGGCTGCCTTAAAGAGCGACCAGGTGCGGAATGAATTGCTGGTTTCTACTTACGAACTGGCACTATCTAAACTAAAGGACCGTATTGCTATAACCAATTACAACATCGCGAGCCTGCTGGGGTTGCCTGAAAGCACTATAATAATTCCTAAAGCTATAGAAATACCCGATGCTGCAAAGGATTATTCAGTAAATGATAATAGTAGTAAACTTTCTAACATAGCGTTAGCTGCTAATCCTGATTATCAAAAATCGATCCTGCGTGTTAGCCTTGCAGAGAAAAAGCAAAAACAGGTAAAATCATCTGACTATCCTCAAATAGAGCTATTTGCCAATGCTACTTTTGCCCGGCCTTATACGTTTGATATACCGGCAAAGGATATTTATGCCTACAACAACGCCATAGGATTAAGGATCAACTATTCCCTTAGCAACCTGTACCAGAATGGCAGGAAAAAAGATATAGCAGGAAAGGATGTAGCCATAGCAACGCTTAATGAACAACTGGCTAAGGAATCGTTAAGCCGGGAAGTTAATAGTGGTTTTATAAACCTGAGGCAGTCCTTTAACCAACTTACTACATTGTACAAGCAACAGGAACTGGCCCGGGAAAACTATAAAAGGATTGCCGACAGTTACCTTGAACAGCTAACGCTCAACACAGAGGTTACCGATGCCACCAACCAGAGGCTGGAGGCCGACCTTAGGGTAACTGATGCACAGGCGGAGATACTGTTTAATTATTTTCAGTTGTTAAAAAGCTTAGGACAACTTTAA
- a CDS encoding AraC family transcriptional regulator gives MKRTLPDSILLMDRPVENTYRNIDIPAIRQDIGLQHRQPDLLVYDSKQHNSDFIQNRPFRSGHFSVILIIKGSMKIKVNFFEYELAAKEVLIIPPNAIREMLWEGNDVHFISLLFTTEFLAEAGILGKYFNVANFLKEGMASFSKVSKTDHALLLQLTQIIYTLLNTDPYAPTDDEVIRNLFRAVLLKVKQYYDEIPVDKVLSASLIYRFIKLLSQHYLSHREVAFYAEKLGINEKYLTQLLKRKTGKTARQFITEMVVLETKVLLNENILSVKEIAARLHFENQFHFSRFFKQYAGVSPTGYKKG, from the coding sequence ATGAAAAGGACACTACCCGATTCGATACTTCTAATGGACAGGCCTGTAGAAAACACCTATAGAAATATAGATATTCCCGCCATTAGGCAGGATATAGGTCTACAACACAGGCAACCGGATTTACTGGTATACGATTCAAAGCAGCACAATAGCGATTTCATACAGAACCGGCCTTTTCGATCCGGCCACTTTTCGGTGATCCTTATCATTAAAGGCAGCATGAAAATTAAGGTCAATTTCTTTGAATACGAACTGGCTGCAAAGGAAGTACTGATCATTCCTCCTAATGCTATCCGCGAGATGCTATGGGAAGGCAACGATGTACATTTTATTTCTTTACTCTTTACCACGGAGTTTCTGGCTGAGGCAGGGATACTCGGGAAATACTTTAACGTAGCGAATTTTCTCAAAGAAGGGATGGCTTCTTTTAGTAAAGTTTCCAAAACAGACCATGCCCTGCTGTTACAGTTGACGCAAATAATCTATACGCTGCTCAATACCGACCCTTATGCCCCCACTGATGATGAAGTGATACGTAACCTTTTCAGGGCTGTGCTGTTAAAGGTTAAGCAGTACTACGATGAAATCCCGGTAGATAAAGTGTTGTCTGCCAGCCTTATTTACCGATTTATAAAATTGCTCTCGCAGCATTACCTTAGTCATAGGGAAGTAGCCTTTTATGCAGAAAAATTAGGCATCAATGAAAAATACCTGACCCAGCTGCTTAAACGCAAAACGGGCAAGACAGCCCGCCAGTTTATTACCGAAATGGTTGTCCTTGAAACCAAGGTGTTGCTTAATGAAAATATTCTTTCCGTAAAAGAGATCGCCGCCAGGCTTCACTTTGAAAACCAGTTCCATTTTAGCCGCTTCTTCAAACAATATGCGGGCGTGTCCCCTACTGGATACAAAAAAGGATAA
- a CDS encoding NADPH-dependent FMN reductase, translating into MSKVIGIMAGSLRKESFSKKLSNAVIAMAPEGFEFKAIRLDDLQVYNQDFDDNNEVPQAYTAFREEVGQLDGFIFITPEYNRSVPAVLKNALDVGSRPYGKSVWDGKPGAIFSNSPGAVGGFGANHHLRQSLVFLNIPVMQQPEVYLAKVNELFDESGAIKEGGTKDFIKKAVDAYISWFNQNAKK; encoded by the coding sequence ATGAGCAAAGTAATAGGTATCATGGCAGGGAGCCTGCGTAAAGAATCGTTTTCAAAAAAATTGAGCAACGCTGTAATAGCAATGGCGCCGGAGGGGTTTGAGTTTAAAGCAATCAGGTTGGACGACCTGCAGGTCTACAATCAGGATTTCGACGACAATAATGAAGTGCCGCAGGCCTATACCGCTTTTAGGGAAGAGGTAGGTCAGTTGGACGGATTTATTTTTATCACGCCGGAATACAACCGGTCGGTTCCTGCTGTTCTAAAAAATGCGCTCGATGTGGGTTCAAGGCCTTATGGTAAAAGTGTTTGGGATGGCAAACCGGGAGCTATTTTTAGCAATTCACCTGGTGCTGTGGGGGGTTTTGGTGCCAACCATCATTTAAGGCAAAGCTTAGTTTTCCTAAACATACCGGTAATGCAGCAGCCGGAAGTATACCTCGCCAAGGTGAATGAGCTCTTTGACGAAAGTGGAGCCATTAAAGAAGGCGGGACAAAAGACTTTATTAAAAAAGCAGTTGATGCTTATATCTCATGGTTTAACCAAAATGCTAAAAAATAA